A window from Sinanaerobacter sp. ZZT-01 encodes these proteins:
- a CDS encoding M15 family metallopeptidase: MMKKEVFHEAKRITRLLLMFFLIFIAYVLAANGLLSTSVKNYASIDQDWNLILVNQDNYIPDDYDIELTVLSNGESVDSRIYANLQDMFDNARAAGIYPIVVSGFRTQEKQQSLLDDKIEAYNVEGHSKAEARKLAENWVAVPGTSEHQLGIAVDINADKSKSARNEVYSWLAKNAYYYGFILRYPSDKTDITGTIYEPWHYRFVGEDVAKEIYSKGICLEEYIDGLK; encoded by the coding sequence ATGATGAAAAAGGAAGTTTTTCATGAGGCAAAGAGAATAACCAGATTGCTCCTTATGTTCTTTCTGATATTTATTGCTTACGTTTTAGCAGCAAATGGACTGCTGTCTACTTCTGTAAAAAATTATGCCAGCATAGATCAAGATTGGAATTTGATATTAGTTAATCAAGATAATTATATTCCTGATGACTATGATATAGAGCTGACCGTGCTATCGAATGGAGAAAGTGTTGATTCAAGAATCTATGCCAACTTACAGGATATGTTTGATAACGCCAGAGCCGCAGGGATTTATCCCATAGTGGTGTCAGGATTCAGAACACAAGAGAAGCAACAAAGCCTTTTGGATGATAAAATAGAAGCATATAACGTGGAGGGTCATTCAAAAGCAGAAGCTCGCAAGCTGGCTGAAAATTGGGTTGCCGTCCCGGGTACAAGCGAACATCAATTGGGGATTGCTGTTGATATAAATGCAGATAAATCAAAATCAGCCAGAAATGAAGTTTATAGTTGGCTTGCGAAAAATGCCTATTACTATGGGTTTATTTTACGCTATCCGTCTGATAAAACGGATATTACCGGTACCATTTATGAGCCTTGGCATTATCGCTTTGTGGGAGAAGATGTTGCAAAAGAAATATATTCCAAAGGTATTTGCCTAGAAGAATACATAGATGGGCTTAAATAA
- a CDS encoding AAA domain-containing protein encodes MQKITEYFRNAVAASSQGTHEYKNNDFCTISFKELKTGCIGESIYDFLQRDKHEQDIDVDDESKENIKQVIIALKTVATEFEDSEKTENNIEEMLSIFFLPVSINRSGQLIPPDEGKMPWIPREYLDPIEDPQIAIGDSDKYDEYLEITTDKRNQIDSWNKYLEYAIKMYEHVTNAKFEDQYIYSKNEKIKLDGKYYLFLDTTVSASFHIMQLYNDLWNNDENKLYAKLTNGKTEPARKLFVNTNIDKMKRHVGQMGGEYSLSPSQREAINHFDEIEEGDILSVSGPPGTGKTTLLQSVVANMYVDAALKKAEAPIIVAASTNNQAVTNIIDSFGKIDVIGISNIEKKWITGTNSFATYFPSKGKIREAEKNHYQYTTVNGGAFVDILESSENREKAKESFQEEYSNYLGEEETDFSICSNVLWGKLYKLNTERVECFSKIEEIKEILGEDSYVTYVRKLRTYKQEKEKEKKDILENIYNVKNKNQRYLARCFDWRNSYDKLPWYVRLLKFLPCFRNKILAWSFSFIEDDELRFLRRNMKIEEIENIYHRMITENDNEIVRLTDNGKVVEKEISQIEEKLFTIEEKLDTLKATVHAFAKYQIVLLKEKEDIDWNQFDVCKLNDLLDRVRYAEFWLAVHYYESRWLLEKNPISDKQKGKTFEGVLNNMYRRLAMISPCMVMTFFMLPKQFHAYDGNEKKQYYMYNYIDLLIVDEAGQISPEIAAPSFSLAKKAVVVGDEKQIPPVWGTVRPLDIAMAISNGVIEDKKQYEKLEINGLNCSQSSIMNVAALSCAFDKYKKGLFLSEHRRCYNEIVAYCNKLVYEEKLEPKRGSFFEDNKNALIDFLPAMGHKQITVSKSQKSGTSRRNKEEAMQIITWLKYHYTTIVDCYRKKSKTDINEKELVGVITPFKSQSILIKSMIKKEIPNYAQFIDVGTVHTFQGAERKVIIFSSVYGNEDGCFFINKAANLMNVAVSRAKDSFLVFGDRGCLAGNEKTAAGLLKDMTKTVIE; translated from the coding sequence ATGCAAAAAATTACAGAATACTTTAGAAATGCCGTAGCGGCTAGTTCGCAGGGGACTCATGAATATAAGAATAATGATTTTTGTACAATATCATTTAAAGAATTAAAAACTGGATGTATAGGTGAGTCTATATATGACTTTTTACAAAGAGACAAGCATGAGCAAGATATTGATGTAGATGATGAATCAAAGGAAAACATTAAGCAAGTTATTATAGCACTAAAAACAGTAGCCACAGAATTTGAGGATAGTGAAAAGACGGAAAATAATATAGAAGAAATGTTATCAATTTTCTTTCTTCCAGTCAGTATCAATAGAAGCGGACAGTTGATTCCGCCAGATGAAGGAAAGATGCCGTGGATACCAAGAGAATATTTAGATCCAATTGAAGATCCACAGATTGCCATTGGAGATAGTGATAAATATGATGAATATTTAGAAATAACAACGGATAAAAGAAATCAAATTGATTCATGGAATAAGTATTTAGAATATGCAATAAAAATGTATGAGCACGTTACAAATGCCAAATTCGAGGATCAATACATCTATAGTAAAAATGAAAAAATAAAATTAGATGGAAAATATTATCTATTTCTAGATACAACAGTCAGTGCATCGTTCCATATTATGCAGTTATATAATGATCTCTGGAACAATGATGAAAATAAGTTGTATGCGAAACTGACAAATGGGAAAACAGAACCAGCAAGGAAACTTTTTGTGAATACCAACATAGATAAAATGAAAAGACATGTTGGACAAATGGGTGGGGAGTACTCATTATCGCCTTCTCAAAGAGAAGCAATAAATCATTTTGATGAAATAGAGGAAGGTGATATTTTATCAGTAAGTGGGCCTCCAGGAACAGGAAAGACAACTTTGCTGCAGTCTGTTGTTGCAAATATGTATGTTGATGCAGCATTAAAAAAAGCAGAAGCACCAATTATAGTTGCAGCTTCAACAAATAATCAGGCAGTTACGAATATAATTGATTCATTTGGAAAAATCGATGTAATTGGAATATCAAATATAGAAAAGAAATGGATTACAGGAACCAATAGTTTTGCAACATATTTTCCATCGAAAGGGAAAATAAGAGAGGCAGAAAAAAATCATTATCAGTATACAACGGTAAATGGTGGAGCATTTGTCGATATACTTGAATCATCAGAAAATAGAGAGAAGGCAAAAGAAAGTTTTCAGGAGGAATACAGCAATTACTTGGGAGAGGAAGAAACAGATTTTTCAATCTGTTCAAATGTATTATGGGGAAAATTGTATAAGCTAAATACAGAGAGGGTTGAGTGTTTTTCTAAAATTGAAGAAATCAAAGAAATTCTTGGTGAAGACAGCTATGTAACATATGTTCGTAAGCTACGAACCTATAAACAAGAGAAAGAAAAAGAGAAAAAAGATATACTGGAAAACATTTATAATGTAAAGAATAAAAATCAGCGATATTTGGCCAGATGTTTTGACTGGAGGAATTCATATGACAAACTGCCTTGGTATGTTCGGCTATTAAAGTTTTTGCCTTGTTTTAGAAATAAGATATTAGCATGGTCATTTTCTTTTATCGAGGATGATGAATTAAGGTTCTTAAGACGTAATATGAAGATTGAAGAAATAGAAAATATCTATCACCGGATGATTACTGAAAATGACAATGAAATAGTAAGATTAACGGACAATGGAAAAGTAGTAGAAAAAGAAATAAGTCAAATCGAGGAAAAGCTTTTTACAATCGAGGAAAAACTGGATACTTTAAAAGCAACTGTTCACGCTTTTGCAAAATATCAAATAGTACTGTTGAAAGAAAAAGAAGATATCGATTGGAATCAATTTGATGTTTGTAAATTGAATGATTTGCTAGATAGAGTTAGATATGCTGAATTTTGGCTGGCAGTTCATTATTATGAAAGCAGATGGCTTTTAGAGAAGAATCCTATAAGCGATAAACAGAAGGGAAAAACCTTTGAAGGTGTTCTAAACAATATGTATCGTAGATTGGCAATGATATCACCATGTATGGTTATGACATTCTTTATGTTGCCAAAACAATTTCACGCATATGATGGCAATGAGAAAAAACAATATTATATGTATAATTACATAGATTTACTAATTGTTGATGAGGCAGGACAGATATCACCGGAGATAGCAGCACCTTCTTTTTCATTGGCAAAAAAAGCGGTTGTTGTTGGAGATGAGAAACAGATACCGCCTGTGTGGGGAACTGTAAGACCGCTTGATATTGCTATGGCAATAAGCAACGGAGTTATTGAAGACAAAAAACAATACGAAAAACTTGAAATAAATGGGCTGAATTGCTCACAGTCTAGTATTATGAATGTAGCAGCATTATCCTGTGCATTTGATAAATATAAAAAGGGTCTATTCTTAAGTGAACATCGTAGATGCTACAATGAGATTGTGGCATATTGTAATAAATTGGTATATGAGGAAAAATTGGAGCCGAAACGTGGAAGCTTTTTTGAGGACAACAAGAATGCACTTATAGATTTTCTCCCGGCAATGGGACATAAACAAATAACGGTGTCTAAATCGCAGAAATCTGGTACAAGCAGACGGAATAAAGAGGAAGCTATGCAGATTATTACCTGGTTAAAATATCATTATACCACCATAGTAGACTGCTATAGAAAAAAGAGCAAGACTGACATCAATGAAAAGGAGCTGGTTGGCGTTATTACTCCATTTAAAAGTCAAAGTATTCTGATTAAATCAATGATAAAAAAAGAGATTCCTAATTATGCACAATTTATTGATGTTGGAACAGTACATACCTTTCAAGGCGCAGAGCGAAAAGTAATCATATTTTCAAGTGTATATGGTAATGAAGATGGCTGCTTCTTTATTAATAAGGCAGCGAATTTAATGAATGTTGCAGTTTCAAGAGCAAAGGATTCATTTTTAGTATTCGGTGACAGGGGATGTCTTGCTGGAAATGAAAAAACAGCAGCAGGTTTATTGAAAGATATGACAAAAACTGTTATCGAGTAA
- a CDS encoding restriction endonuclease, translating to MADKEEKRIWGIHTMDDNLFLQKDVIAIGWKKMGDLSKIEASREAFKEKYLKEYPKAKKGSVANGAGMLFRFAHEVQVGDYVVFPSKIDRQINIGTVEGGYFYDETVTEYVQQHKVKWLKHLPRTAFSQGALYEVGAALSFFAVKNYADEYLSALDKGFKKTALTTEGEEDESVGATAEEIVETTKDFILKELSKNLKGYEFEGFVADLLRAMGYRTMVSAHGGDSGIDITAYKDELPPRILVQVKSQDSDIREATIQSLKGAMREGDYGLFVTLSNYTKNAQKYLESTPIIRGINGTELVDLILKYYEDLSQKYRKMIPLKMVYIPVVKDEAD from the coding sequence GATGACAACCTTTTCTTACAGAAGGATGTTATTGCTATTGGTTGGAAAAAGATGGGTGATCTTAGTAAAATAGAAGCTAGTAGGGAGGCATTTAAAGAAAAATATCTTAAAGAGTATCCGAAAGCTAAGAAAGGTAGCGTGGCCAATGGTGCAGGTATGCTTTTCCGTTTCGCACATGAAGTTCAAGTTGGCGATTATGTGGTTTTCCCTTCAAAAATTGATCGCCAGATTAATATAGGTACTGTCGAAGGTGGATATTTCTATGATGAGACAGTCACAGAATATGTGCAGCAACATAAAGTGAAATGGCTGAAACACCTTCCAAGGACAGCATTTTCACAGGGTGCCCTTTATGAAGTTGGTGCTGCTTTGTCTTTCTTTGCGGTAAAAAATTATGCAGATGAATATTTGTCAGCATTGGATAAAGGATTCAAAAAGACTGCGCTGACTACAGAGGGTGAAGAAGACGAGAGCGTTGGAGCAACTGCTGAAGAAATCGTAGAGACAACCAAAGACTTTATTTTGAAAGAGCTGAGTAAAAACTTGAAGGGATATGAATTTGAGGGATTTGTGGCAGACCTTCTTAGAGCAATGGGATATCGAACAATGGTTTCTGCTCATGGAGGTGATAGTGGTATAGATATAACGGCATACAAAGATGAACTACCACCGAGAATACTTGTGCAGGTGAAGAGTCAGGATAGCGATATTAGGGAAGCTACAATTCAGTCTCTGAAAGGTGCAATGCGTGAGGGCGATTATGGTCTATTCGTTACCCTTTCCAATTATACAAAAAATGCACAGAAGTATCTGGAAAGTACTCCAATTATCCGTGGCATCAATGGTACGGAATTGGTGGATCTGATTTTGAAGTACTATGAGGACTTAAGCCAGAAGTATAGAAAGATGATTCCTTTGAAGATGGTTTACATACCGGTAGTTAAGGACGAGGCGGATTAG